The sequence CCGTGCTGACCGTCGGCGGCGGCGCGGGCCAGGAGATCGCCGTCCGCCTGGAGCAGGAGGGGGTCCCGGCCACGACCGTGCCGGTCGCGGCCCCGAGCCGCGCGAACGTGCAGATCGTGGAGCCCGACGGGACGATCACGAAGATCAACACGCGCGGGGAGCCGGCCACGTCGGCCGAGCTCGACGGCCTGCTCGTCGCCACGCGCGCCGCGGTCACGGACGCGCGCTGGCTCGTCGGCGCGGGCAGCCTGCCGCCCGGCGCCGAGCCGGGCTTCTACGCCGCGGCGTGCCGACACGCGCACGCGGTCGGCGCGCGCTTCGCCCTCGACACGACGGGCCGGGCGCTCGCGGCGGCGCTGCCGGCCGGCCCCGACGTCGTCAAGCCGAACGCGGACGAGCTCGCCGAGGCGGTCGGCCGGCCCGTGCGGACGCTCGGCGAGGCCACGGACGGCGCGCGCGTGCTGCTGCGCCGCGGCGCGCGCAACGTCGTCGTCAGCCTGGGGCCGGACGGCGCGCTGCTCGTCTCGCCGGACGGGGTGCACCACGCGGCCGGGCGCCCGGCGCAGGTGCGCAGCACGGTCGGCGCGGGCGACGCGCTGCTCGCGGGGTTCGTCGCCGAGGGCGGCGTCGGGCCCGCCGCGCTGCGCTCGGCCGTGGCGTGGGCGACCGCCGCGGTGGGCGTCGCCGGCAGCCACGTGCCGCGGGTCACGCGGGCGGACCTCGACGCCATCGTCGTGGTCGCCGATCCGGCCGACCGTCCCCTCGCGGACGCCGGCGTCCTGGCCGCCTGAGGGCCGCGCGCGGGCAGCCGGGGGCGGGTGCCGCAGGACTGGGGGCGCGGGCCACGTCGTCGCGGGCCGCGTCGGGCCGCGCCGCGTCCTCGCTGGCCCGGTCGCGCCGGGCCCCCGCGGCCGGGCGCCGCGCGGCTCAGACCTCGTCGCGGCGGGGCGGGTCCGCGCCGGGGCGCGCGCAGGTGCGGGCGGCGACGCGGCAGGCGAAGGCGGCGGCCTCGGTCAGCCGGTCCGTGCGCGCCAGGTCGGCCCGGCCCAGGCCCTGCTCGTGCCACCAGGCGACGAAGCCCCCGGCGAACGCGTCGCCGGCGCCGATCGTGTCGGCGACCTCGACCCGCGGGGCGGGCACGGCCCGGACGTCGTCGCGGGTGACGACGAGCGCCCCGTCGCCGCCCACGGTGACCAGGCCGACGGCGCCGGGGGCGTCGACGAGGAGCGCGCGCATCGCGTCGGCGGGCGCCAGGCCGGGCCGCAGCCACGCCAGGTCGTCGTCGCTGGCCTTCACGACGTCCGTGCGGCGCAGGATCCGGCCGAGCCGCGCGCGGTAGGCGTCCGCGTCCGGGACGGCGGCCGGGCGGCAGTTGGGGTCGAGCAGCACGAGCGTGGCGTCGTCCGCCGCGGCGACGAGGCCTTCGAGCGTCGACGCCGTCGGGTCGAAGACGAGGCCGAGGGTGCCGACGCAGAGCGCGGCGACCCGCGCGGGCAGCGCGGCGCGGGCGGCCTCGGGCGTCAGGCCCGGGGCCGACGTGCCGGCGACGTAGAAGCCGTAGCGGGCCGAGCCGTCGGGGCCCACGTCGGCGAGCGCGAGGGTCGTCGGATCGTCCGTCGCGACGGCGGGGGACAGGTCGACGCCGTCGTCCTGCAGCGCGGCGCGCAGGCGGACGCCGAACGGATCCGACGACAGCCGGCCCAGGTACGCGGCCGGCGCGCCGAGCCGTGCGGCCGCGCGGGCGGCGTTGAACGGGCCGCCGCCGGCGTGCGCCGCCACGCGTCCGTCCGCGGCCGGGACGAGGTCGATCAGCGCCTCGCCCGCCACGACGATGACGCCGTCTCCGTCCCCCTGGTGCACGGGCGCTATGGTAGCGCTATCACGTCCGTCTGTCACCCGAGTCGCACGCCGCACGCCCCGATCATGACGGTGATCGCGTGGCGGTGACCGGCGGCCGCGTGCTGCCGGCGCCCGGCGTGCTGCCGCTCGTCGTGAGCTCCGTCCTGGCGCGGCTCCCCCTGGGCATGACCCTCGCGCTGCTGCTGCTCGCCCGCGAGGCGACGGGGTCCTACGGGCCGGCGGGCGTCGTGGTCGGGGTGTTCGGCGGCGCGACGGCCCTCGCCGCGCCGCTGCTCGGCCGGCTCGTCGACCGGCTGGGGCAGGTGCGCGTGCTCGTGCCCTGCGCGCTCGCCGAGGGAGCCGGGCTGACGGGACTCGTCGTCGCGGCGGGGGCCGGCGCGCCGCTCGGCGTCCTCGTCGGCCTGGCGGCGCTCGCCGGCGCGGCCCTCCCGCCCGTCGCGGCGTGCCTGCGCGCGCTGTGGCCCGAGATCGTCCGCGATCCCGTCGCCCGGGAGCGGGCGTTCGCGTTCGACGCGACGGTCCAGGAGGTCATCTGGACCAGCGGGCCGCTGCTGGCCGGCGGCGTCGTCACGCTGGTCTCGCCGTCCGCCGCGGTCCTGCTCATGGCGGCGGTGACCGTCGGCGGGACGCTGTGGTTCGCCAGCCTGTCCTGGCCGCGGCGGTGGCAGCCGCGCGGAGGCGGACCCTCCGGGCTGCTGCGCCGGGCGGCGATCCGCACCCTCGTCCTGGTGTCGGCGCTCTCCGGCGCGTCGATGGGGGCGCTCGAGGTCGGGCTGCCCGGCCTGGCGGACCACCTGGGCGCCGAGGCCGCGTCGGGCGCGCTGCTCGGCCTGGCGAGCTTCGGCAGCCTGCTCGGCGGCCTGGCCTACGCGGCCCGCACCTGGCGCTCGCCGCTCGCGCTGCGCTTCCCCGTCACGCTCGGCGTCGTCGCGCTGCTGACCGCCCCGCTCGCCGTCGTGCCGAGCCTGCCGCTGGCCCTCGTCGCCGCGCTGCTGTCCGGCCTGGCGTGGGCGCCGATGCTCTCCTGCCTGTACTCGCTCGTCGGCCGCGTCGCGCCGGACGGGGCGGTCACGGAGGCCTTCACCGTCTGCGGGGCCGCGATGGCCGCCGGCGGCGCGGGCGGGGTCGCCCTGGGCGGGGCGCTCGTCGACGTCGGCGGCGCCCCGGCCGCCTTCGCGCTCGCGGTCGCGGGCGCGCTGGTGGGCGCGGCCGTCGCGGCTGCCGGTCGGGCGCAGTACTAGGGCCCGTCGCGCCGCGGATCCCCGCTTGCGGCGGTCGGCCGAGCGCAGCATCGGGCCTTTCGCTCCGCGGATCCCGCCTTGCGGCGGTCGGCCGAGCGCAGCATTGGGCCTGTCGTGCGGTGGATCCCGCCTTGCGGCAGCCGGCCGGGCGCAGTGCCAGGGTCGTCGCGCCGCGGATCCCCCCCTTGCGGCGGCCGGCCGAGCGCAGTACCGGGCCTGTCGCGCCGCGCATCCCGCATTGCGGCGGCCGGCCGAGCGCAGCAATGGGCCCGTCGCGCCGCGGATCCCGCCTTGCGGCGGCTCGCCGGGGACGATATTGATAGCGCTACCACACGGCGGCGGCCACCCCGGGCCGCCGCCCCGACCGAGGGACCACCGCGTGCACCGGATCGACCCCGCGCAGATCAGCGCGAGCAACTTCAGCTACCTGCGCTTCCCGCTCGAGCGCTGGCTCGACGACATGGCGAGCCTCGAGGTCGGGAAGGTGGAGCTGTGGGGCGTGTCGCCGCACCTCTACGTCGAGGACGCCACGGCCGCCGACATCGACCGCGTTCGCCGCGAGATCGAGGCGCGCGGGCTCGAGCTCACGTGCTTCACGCCCGAGCAGGTCATGTACCCGATCAACATCGCGGCGCGGGAGGAGCGGATCCGCGAGCGCAGCGTCCGCTACTTCGAGAAGTGCGTCGACGCCTGCGTCGGCCTCGGGGCGCCGCTGCTCTTCCTCACGCCCGGCTGGGGCTACGTCGGCGAGGACGACGCCGAGGTGTGGAAGCGCTCCGCCGACGCGCTCTCGCGCATCGTCTCCTACGCCGACGAGCGCGGGATCAGGAGCGTGCTCGAGGCGCTGCAGCCCGTCGAGTCGCACGTCATCACCACGTCGGCGCAGATCCGCCGGATGCTCGACGACGTCGGCCACCCGGCGCTCGGCGCCGCCGTCGACATCCCGGCGATGGCCGTCGCGGGGGAGACCGTCGCCGACTACACCGCGGCGTTCGGCGACCGCCTGTGGCACGCCCACTTCGTCGACGGCGCCCCGGGCGGCCACCTGGCGTGGGGCGACGGCGAGCTGCCGATGGAGCGCTACCTCGACGAGTTCGCGGCCGGCGGCTTCACCGGCCACCTGTCCTTCGAGATCATCAGCGACCGCTACTGGCTCGACCCGCTGCCGCCGGTCCGGCAGAGCATCGAGCGGATCCGCGCCGCCCTGGCCGCGTAGCGGGCGGGGCGGCGCGGGAAGGCGGGCCGCGGGTGGGGCGGCCGGGCCGCGGGCTGCCCGGCGGCCCGTTCTGGCTCGGGGCCGGATACCGGACGCGAGCCGGAGCACGACCGGGCCCCGCGACCCGCTCCGCCTCAGGGCCGGATGCCGGACCTGAGCCGGAACACGATCCGGCCCGGGACCCGTTCCGCCTCAGGGTCGGATAGCGGACCTGAGCCGGAACACGACCCGGTCCCGCGACCCGCTCCGCCCCAGGGCCGGATAGCGGACCCGAGCCGGAACACGTCCCGGCCCCGCGTCCCGCTCCGCCTCGGGGCCGGATGCCGGACCTGAGCCGGAACACGACCCGGCCCGCGACCCGTTCCGCCTCAGGGCCGGAGAGCGGACCTGAGCCGGAACACGACCCCGCCGCGCGACCCGCTCCGCCTCAGGGCCGGATGCCGGACCTGAGCCGGAACACAACCCCGCCGCGCGACCCGCTCCGCCTCAGGGCCGGAGAGCGGACCCGAGCCGGAACACGACCCGGCCCGCGACCCGTTCCGCCTCAGGGCCGGAGAGCGGACCCGAGCCGGAACACGACCCGGCCCCGCGACCCGCTCCGCCTCGGGGCCGGATGCCGGACCCGAGCCGGAACACGGCCCCGCCCCGCGACCCGCTCCGCCTCAGGGCCGGAGAGCGGACCCGAGCCGGAACACGACCCCGCCCCGCGACCCGCTCCGCCTCAGGGCCGGAGAGCGGACCCGAGCCGGAACACGACCCCGCCCCGCGACCCGCTCCGCCCCACGACCCCCGGGCCCGCTCGCCGCGTCTCCTCGCGGCGAGCGGGCCCGGGCGCCCTCCGGCGCGGCGGTCCCGGATGGCCCGGGCCCGCCCCGCCTCAGAGCGCCGCGACCGGCGGCGGGGGTGCGCAGGAGTCGCGCACGATCAGCCGCGTCGGCACGCGGACCACGTCGACGCCGTCGCCGCCGTCCAGGCCGCCGGCCCGAGCGTCGATCCGCCGCATCAGGCGGCGCATCGCCTCCGCGCCCAGCCGCTCCGTGTCCTGCAGGACGACGGTCAGCTCGGGCGTCGTCAGCTCCAGGGCGTCGAAGCCCAGGACGGAGAGGTCCTCCGGCACCCGCAGGCCGAGGGCCTGCGCGGCGCGCAGCGCGCCCATCGTGACGCTCGCCTCCGACGTGAGCACGGCCGTCGGGCGGTGCTCCGTCAGCAGGGCGGTCGTCTCGCGCGCCACGGTGTCCACGTCGTACGTGCCGGCCCGCAGCAGGCGCGGGTCGAACGCGATGCCGGCCTCCTCGAGGGCGTCCCGGTAGCCCCGGTAGCGCTCGACCGCCGAGGACTTGTTCAGCGGCGAGGACAGGTAGGCGATCTTGCGGTGGCCCAGGCCGAGCAGGTGCCGCGAGGCGTTGAGCGCGCCGGCGTGGTTGTCCGACACGATCCGTGCGCCCGGGACGCCCTGCACGATGCGGTCGAGCGTGACGACGGGGACGCTGCGCGCGACCTGCCGCAGCGCGGCGTTGTCGCCGGCCGCGGGGGTCACGATCAGGCCGTCGACCATGCGGGCGGCGAACGCCCGCACCAGCTCGTCCTCGACCTCGGGCCGCTCGTCCGAGTTGCCCAGCAGCGTCAGGTAGCCGCCCTCGTGCGCGACGTTCTGGATCGCGCGCCCCACCGAGGTGAAGAACGGCACCTGGATGTCGGAGAGCACCACCCCGACGACGAGCGTCCGGCCCGTCGTCAGGCTGCGCGCGTTGAGGTTGGGCGCGAACCCCAGCTCGTCGACGACGGCCAGCACGTGGTCGCGCGTCTCGGGGTGGACGGAGTCCGGGGCGTTGAGCGAGCGCGACACGGTCGCCTTCGACACGCCCGCGCGGCGGGCGACGTCGGCGATCGTGGCGCGCCCGCCGCTCCGGCGGGCCGGCCCGCGGCGGCGGACCGGCACGCCGTCAGCCGCGTCCACCCGAGAGCTCCTTCGCGGGGTCGCCGCCCTTGCGGGAGACGAACCACATCGCCCCGGCGATGCCGATCGCGACGATCAGGAACATGACGGTGGAGATGGCGTTCACGGCGGGCGTGACGCCGAAGCGCACGTCGTTGAAGACCGCCATCGGCCACGTCTCCGCGTCGCCCGAGGCCGTGAAGACCGACAGGACGTAGTCGTCGAAGGACATCGTGAACGACAGCAGCGCGCCGGCCACGATCGCGGGCAGCAGGCGGGGCAGCGTGACCTGGCGGAACGTCGAGATCGGCCCGGCGCCCAGGTCGAAGCTCGCCTCCTCCAGCGACGGCCCCATGCTCGTGAACCGCGAGCGGACGATGAGCACGACGACCGCCGAGCTCCACACGACGTGAGCCAGCAGGATCGTCTTCCACGACAGCGCGGGGAAGATCGCCAG comes from Patulibacter sp. SYSU D01012 and encodes:
- a CDS encoding PfkB family carbohydrate kinase, with amino-acid sequence MHQGDGDGVIVVAGEALIDLVPAADGRVAAHAGGGPFNAARAAARLGAPAAYLGRLSSDPFGVRLRAALQDDGVDLSPAVATDDPTTLALADVGPDGSARYGFYVAGTSAPGLTPEAARAALPARVAALCVGTLGLVFDPTASTLEGLVAAADDATLVLLDPNCRPAAVPDADAYRARLGRILRRTDVVKASDDDLAWLRPGLAPADAMRALLVDAPGAVGLVTVGGDGALVVTRDDVRAVPAPRVEVADTIGAGDAFAGGFVAWWHEQGLGRADLARTDRLTEAAAFACRVAARTCARPGADPPRRDEV
- a CDS encoding MFS transporter codes for the protein MAVTGGRVLPAPGVLPLVVSSVLARLPLGMTLALLLLAREATGSYGPAGVVVGVFGGATALAAPLLGRLVDRLGQVRVLVPCALAEGAGLTGLVVAAGAGAPLGVLVGLAALAGAALPPVAACLRALWPEIVRDPVARERAFAFDATVQEVIWTSGPLLAGGVVTLVSPSAAVLLMAAVTVGGTLWFASLSWPRRWQPRGGGPSGLLRRAAIRTLVLVSALSGASMGALEVGLPGLADHLGAEAASGALLGLASFGSLLGGLAYAARTWRSPLALRFPVTLGVVALLTAPLAVVPSLPLALVAALLSGLAWAPMLSCLYSLVGRVAPDGAVTEAFTVCGAAMAAGGAGGVALGGALVDVGGAPAAFALAVAGALVGAAVAAAGRAQY
- a CDS encoding ABC transporter permease, with amino-acid sequence MHNAIFRRRLLSGWGVLVLLFLYLPIAVVIAYAFNTGKDVSNWTGFSFHWFLDAWETPRYQNALLLSLKIAVLNAIIATLLGTLAALALGRSRSRWRIPFTTLIFLTLVVPEIVIAVASRIFFVKAHESLAIFPALSWKTILLAHVVWSSAVVVLIVRSRFTSMGPSLEEASFDLGAGPISTFRQVTLPRLLPAIVAGALLSFTMSFDDYVLSVFTASGDAETWPMAVFNDVRFGVTPAVNAISTVMFLIVAIGIAGAMWFVSRKGGDPAKELSGGRG
- a CDS encoding LacI family DNA-binding transcriptional regulator yields the protein MDAADGVPVRRRGPARRSGGRATIADVARRAGVSKATVSRSLNAPDSVHPETRDHVLAVVDELGFAPNLNARSLTTGRTLVVGVVLSDIQVPFFTSVGRAIQNVAHEGGYLTLLGNSDERPEVEDELVRAFAARMVDGLIVTPAAGDNAALRQVARSVPVVTLDRIVQGVPGARIVSDNHAGALNASRHLLGLGHRKIAYLSSPLNKSSAVERYRGYRDALEEAGIAFDPRLLRAGTYDVDTVARETTALLTEHRPTAVLTSEASVTMGALRAAQALGLRVPEDLSVLGFDALELTTPELTVVLQDTERLGAEAMRRLMRRIDARAGGLDGGDGVDVVRVPTRLIVRDSCAPPPPVAAL
- a CDS encoding 1-phosphofructokinase family hexose kinase, which gives rise to MIVTVTPNPSLDRTVYLDRLERGRVQFGEREMLEPSGKGVNVARALLANGHAIHAVLTVGGGAGQEIAVRLEQEGVPATTVPVAAPSRANVQIVEPDGTITKINTRGEPATSAELDGLLVATRAAVTDARWLVGAGSLPPGAEPGFYAAACRHAHAVGARFALDTTGRALAAALPAGPDVVKPNADELAEAVGRPVRTLGEATDGARVLLRRGARNVVVSLGPDGALLVSPDGVHHAAGRPAQVRSTVGAGDALLAGFVAEGGVGPAALRSAVAWATAAVGVAGSHVPRVTRADLDAIVVVADPADRPLADAGVLAA
- a CDS encoding TIM barrel protein → MHRIDPAQISASNFSYLRFPLERWLDDMASLEVGKVELWGVSPHLYVEDATAADIDRVRREIEARGLELTCFTPEQVMYPINIAAREERIRERSVRYFEKCVDACVGLGAPLLFLTPGWGYVGEDDAEVWKRSADALSRIVSYADERGIRSVLEALQPVESHVITTSAQIRRMLDDVGHPALGAAVDIPAMAVAGETVADYTAAFGDRLWHAHFVDGAPGGHLAWGDGELPMERYLDEFAAGGFTGHLSFEIISDRYWLDPLPPVRQSIERIRAALAA